A single Bacillota bacterium DNA region contains:
- the hycI gene encoding hydrogenase maturation peptidase HycI: MKGLVITVGNELMGDDGAGPLLARLLTLFPLQNWEVINGESVPENCLHLVRRMKPEVAVVVDAAEMGLAPGSIRLLTEDCIADRFFITTHNLPLTFFLRALKEAVPRVYFIGIQPKGVAFGLPLSPEVRQAVETVYERLKSGALAFPEV; the protein is encoded by the coding sequence ATGAAGGGTCTCGTGATTACGGTCGGAAACGAACTGATGGGTGACGACGGAGCCGGGCCGCTGCTGGCCCGGCTCCTGACCCTTTTCCCCCTGCAGAATTGGGAGGTCATAAACGGAGAATCGGTGCCGGAAAATTGCCTTCATCTCGTCCGGAGAATGAAGCCCGAGGTGGCCGTGGTCGTGGACGCGGCAGAGATGGGCCTGGCGCCCGGGAGCATTCGCCTCCTTACCGAAGACTGCATTGCCGATCGGTTTTTCATCACCACCCATAATTTACCCCTGACATTTTTTCTCCGGGCCCTCAAGGAAGCCGTCCCGAGGGTTTATTTTATCGGGATTCAGCCCAAGGGTGTTGCCTTCGGGCTGCCTCTTTCACCTGAAGTCAGGCAGGCGGTAGAGACCGTCTATGAGCGGCTGAAGTCCGGAGCCCTGGCCTTCCCTGAAGTCTGA
- the hycH gene encoding formate hydrogenlyase maturation protein HycH — translation MLRRVEFYQLNRKFVDSKDAPEQCKNLIYYSLAIGHHIGVLDCFRKIMGMGHDEYERWIAKFPPGEGRRKLEGVLKWGEIEITREHLPALSSALQAALPGMLPEEKRWARSLLRLLQMIRQEPAIYLVVRAS, via the coding sequence GTGCTTAGGAGAGTTGAGTTCTACCAGTTGAACCGGAAATTCGTGGACAGCAAGGATGCCCCGGAGCAGTGCAAAAATTTAATCTACTACAGCCTGGCCATCGGTCACCACATCGGGGTTCTGGACTGTTTTCGCAAGATTATGGGCATGGGTCATGATGAATATGAGCGGTGGATTGCAAAGTTCCCGCCGGGGGAGGGCAGGCGGAAGCTGGAGGGCGTCTTGAAGTGGGGAGAAATCGAGATTACCAGGGAGCACCTCCCGGCCCTGTCAAGCGCTTTGCAGGCCGCCCTGCCCGGAATGCTGCCGGAGGAGAAGAGGTGGGCGCGGTCTCTCCTCCGGCTTCTGCAGATGATCAGACAGGAACCGGCAATTTACCTGGTGGTGAGGGCATCATGA
- a CDS encoding NADH-quinone oxidoreductase subunit B family protein has translation MTLNQELDASQKEKILELKLRLLKLIRRSVYVYRVDCGGCNGCEIEIFAAITPLFDAERFGIKVVGSPRHADVIVFTGPMTRPMRVPAIRAYKAAPDPKVVVAYGACGCSGGIFHDSYGVWGGADSVFPVDLYIPGCPPTPCATIHGFAVALGLLHQKMKGEHYVEGEGAGVRLKFPEVPISLRKEIEREARRLCGYWHGRQIANQYLEFLAEKDPQKVDKRVKELLKAEKDARLVEVFMKIHRIFLDSMERVAGSA, from the coding sequence ATCACTCTCAACCAGGAACTGGATGCCAGCCAGAAGGAAAAGATCCTGGAACTCAAGCTCAGACTCTTAAAACTGATCAGGCGTTCGGTTTACGTCTACCGGGTTGACTGCGGGGGTTGCAACGGGTGCGAGATTGAAATCTTTGCCGCAATTACGCCCCTCTTTGATGCAGAAAGATTCGGAATCAAAGTGGTCGGTTCTCCCCGGCATGCCGATGTCATCGTCTTTACGGGCCCCATGACCAGACCTATGCGGGTGCCCGCCATCCGGGCCTACAAGGCGGCTCCCGACCCGAAGGTTGTTGTGGCCTACGGCGCCTGCGGCTGCAGCGGCGGGATCTTTCACGACAGCTACGGGGTTTGGGGCGGGGCCGACAGCGTTTTCCCGGTCGATCTCTACATTCCCGGATGCCCTCCCACTCCCTGCGCAACCATCCACGGCTTTGCGGTTGCGCTGGGATTGCTCCACCAGAAGATGAAGGGCGAACATTACGTGGAAGGGGAGGGTGCCGGGGTGCGGCTCAAGTTTCCCGAGGTTCCCATCAGCCTCCGGAAGGAGATCGAGCGGGAGGCCCGCCGCCTTTGCGGCTACTGGCACGGGAGGCAGATCGCCAATCAATATCTGGAGTTCCTTGCCGAAAAGGATCCGCAAAAGGTCGATAAAAGGGTGAAAGAACTCTTAAAGGCAGAAAAGGACGCGCGCCTCGTGGAGGTGTTCATGAAAATTCACCGGATCTTTTTGGACAGCATGGAAAGGGTTGCCGGAAGTGCTTAG
- a CDS encoding 4Fe-4S binding protein, whose protein sequence is MIKLLKKVLQVGEATLKYPFAPAEVAPGFRGKPVYNFELCISCGACTLACPANAITLSCDLERGIRTWQLFYGRCIFCGRCEEVCPTEAITLSPEFELAAFKKEDLICRADFRLNKCRFCDRFFTPAKELEYVLAVMVQAGLPEPEVANRRALLEVCPECRRKVEVEKMKKAVFTPLE, encoded by the coding sequence ATGATCAAGCTGCTTAAAAAAGTGCTCCAGGTGGGCGAAGCAACTCTTAAATACCCCTTTGCGCCGGCGGAGGTGGCCCCCGGCTTCCGGGGAAAGCCCGTTTACAACTTTGAACTCTGCATTTCCTGCGGCGCCTGCACCCTTGCCTGTCCGGCGAATGCCATCACATTGAGCTGTGACCTCGAAAGGGGAATCAGAACCTGGCAGCTTTTCTACGGCCGCTGCATTTTCTGCGGGCGCTGCGAGGAGGTCTGTCCAACAGAAGCGATTACCCTTTCCCCCGAGTTCGAACTGGCTGCCTTCAAAAAAGAGGACCTGATCTGCCGGGCAGACTTCCGTTTGAATAAGTGCCGTTTCTGCGACAGGTTCTTCACCCCTGCAAAGGAACTGGAATACGTTCTGGCCGTCATGGTGCAGGCCGGACTTCCCGAGCCGGAAGTTGCCAACCGCAGGGCCCTTTTAGAGGTCTGCCCTGAGTGCAGGAGAAAGGTTGAAGTGGAAAAGATGAAAAAAGCTGTATTTACGCCCCTTGAATAG
- a CDS encoding hydrogenase large subunit gives MQHEVKPEQGGKKYVDALRAKFGAAILEEAWQTPDQVTLTVDLNSLPEVVEEAYYRQGGWLSSVVGNDERSLNGHFAVYYVLSIEEERDPQKNIWLTVKALVPPDKPEFPSVTPRVPAAIWYERDVRDLFGIHPVGHPDPRRLALPDDWPENFHPLRKDAMDYRCRPEPTTEEETFEFIEVEGEGLVEIPLGPLHVTSDEPGHFRLFVDGETVVDADYRLFYCHRGLEKLAENRLDYDQIHFLAERICGICGYHHSIAYTMAVENAIGLEVPPRAQYIRTILLETERLHSHILNLGLACHFIGFDTGFMQLFRVREKSMEMAEILTGARKTYGMNLIGGVRKDILKDERDRVLALMAEVRKEVDEMIDILVNTPNLFHRTQGVGILDRKVARDLSPVGPTVRGSGYRRDTRADHPYCAYDRVPWKLITQEGNDVLARTLVRALEIYEIFSILENCLNEMPDGPILVEGFAYKPHRWAVGCVEAPRGEDIHWLMTDNNQKVYRWRPRASSYNNWPPIRYMLRGNVISNAPLIVASIDPCYSCTERVTVIDVRKKKAKTIPYQELERYCREQKDSPLKS, from the coding sequence ATGCAACATGAAGTGAAGCCCGAGCAGGGCGGCAAGAAGTACGTGGATGCCCTGCGGGCCAAGTTTGGAGCGGCGATCCTTGAGGAGGCCTGGCAGACCCCGGACCAGGTAACCCTGACTGTTGATCTCAACTCCCTCCCGGAAGTTGTGGAAGAGGCATATTACCGGCAGGGCGGGTGGCTCTCCAGTGTTGTCGGTAATGATGAGCGCAGCCTGAACGGGCACTTTGCGGTATACTACGTTTTATCCATCGAGGAAGAGCGAGATCCTCAGAAAAACATCTGGCTGACGGTAAAGGCGCTGGTTCCTCCAGATAAACCGGAGTTTCCTTCGGTGACACCGCGGGTTCCCGCAGCCATCTGGTATGAGCGGGATGTGCGCGACCTCTTCGGAATCCACCCGGTCGGGCACCCGGACCCGCGCCGCCTGGCCTTGCCCGACGACTGGCCGGAAAACTTCCATCCGTTGAGAAAAGATGCAATGGATTACCGCTGCCGCCCGGAGCCCACGACCGAAGAAGAAACCTTTGAATTCATCGAAGTGGAGGGGGAGGGTCTGGTGGAAATTCCCCTGGGCCCCCTGCACGTAACCTCCGATGAACCCGGCCACTTCCGCCTTTTTGTCGATGGGGAAACGGTTGTTGATGCCGACTACCGCCTCTTCTACTGCCACCGCGGGCTGGAGAAGCTGGCGGAAAACCGCCTGGATTACGACCAGATCCACTTCCTGGCCGAGCGGATCTGCGGCATCTGCGGCTACCACCACAGCATTGCCTACACGATGGCGGTTGAGAACGCGATCGGGCTTGAAGTTCCGCCCCGCGCTCAGTACATCCGCACCATCCTGCTTGAGACAGAGCGGCTCCACAGCCATATTTTGAACCTGGGGCTGGCCTGCCACTTCATCGGATTTGATACGGGCTTCATGCAGCTCTTCCGGGTCCGTGAAAAATCCATGGAAATGGCGGAAATTCTCACGGGGGCCCGGAAAACTTACGGGATGAACCTGATCGGCGGGGTGCGCAAGGACATTTTAAAGGACGAAAGGGATCGCGTCCTGGCCTTAATGGCCGAGGTCCGGAAGGAAGTCGATGAAATGATCGACATCCTGGTCAACACCCCCAACCTGTTCCACCGCACCCAGGGAGTGGGCATCCTCGACCGGAAAGTTGCCAGGGATCTCAGCCCGGTTGGCCCCACCGTCCGGGGCTCCGGCTACAGGCGGGATACCAGGGCCGACCATCCCTACTGCGCCTATGACCGCGTTCCCTGGAAGCTGATCACCCAGGAAGGGAACGATGTTCTCGCCAGGACGCTGGTCCGGGCCTTGGAGATTTATGAGATTTTCTCGATCCTGGAAAACTGCCTGAACGAGATGCCTGACGGCCCCATCCTGGTCGAGGGCTTCGCCTACAAGCCGCATCGCTGGGCGGTGGGGTGTGTTGAGGCCCCCCGGGGTGAAGACATCCACTGGCTGATGACCGACAACAACCAGAAGGTGTACCGCTGGCGGCCGCGCGCCTCCAGCTACAACAACTGGCCCCCGATCAGGTACATGCTCCGGGGGAATGTGATTTCCAACGCTCCCCTGATTGTGGCCAGCATCGACCCCTGCTATTCCTGCACGGAGAGGGTTACCGTGATCGACGTCCGCAAGAAGAAAGCGAAGACCATTCCCTACCAGGAGTTGGAGCGGTACTGCCGTGAGCAGAAAGACTCCCCGCTCAAGTCCTGA
- a CDS encoding hydrogenase 4 subunit D: MLWYTLGSILIPAIGSLLVLLLPERHAKKVGQLFSFLAFVCGLLLLVGFAADRASFTRDLVTIGGISFYGVTIDALSVLVNFIVVFIGWLICTYSAGYMSPENREHPIKEGVPRFYAFMLLFIGSMAGVVFSSTLLGLLFFFEMTGLCSWGLIGFYGDQKSRKSALLAIVLTHAAALGLYVATAYVFVNTGSFSVNALNELTEAGKIIAFIGILIACWGKSAQFPFQSWLPEAMVAPTPVSAYLHAASMVKVGVYIFARTVLATGAVPQVIGLIGAIMAVVTMIYGFVMYFPQEDMKRLLAYSTITQLSYIFLAISISIYGSKMAFNGAVAHIFNHAFAKGLFFLVAGALAYTTGTRLLPMLKGILNKIPVVGLGFIAAAVAITGVPPFNGFFSKFMIFVGGFEIGKLYPLILVLIIVTILESVGSFIWFLKWLGASVLGAPSEPVAGASQVPFAISSVLAILMVMTLISQYIVLTLLS; this comes from the coding sequence ATGCTCTGGTATACGCTGGGAAGCATCTTGATTCCGGCAATAGGTAGCCTGCTTGTTCTCCTTCTGCCGGAGCGGCACGCGAAAAAGGTGGGTCAACTCTTCTCTTTCCTGGCCTTCGTCTGCGGTTTGCTCCTGCTGGTCGGTTTTGCGGCCGACCGCGCGAGCTTCACCCGGGATCTGGTGACCATAGGCGGGATCAGCTTCTACGGAGTAACCATCGATGCTTTGAGCGTTCTGGTCAACTTCATCGTGGTTTTCATCGGCTGGCTGATCTGCACCTACTCGGCGGGATACATGAGCCCTGAGAACAGAGAGCATCCGATCAAAGAAGGAGTTCCCAGGTTCTACGCCTTCATGCTCCTCTTTATCGGCTCCATGGCAGGCGTGGTCTTCTCCTCCACGCTGCTCGGGCTCCTGTTCTTCTTCGAGATGACCGGCCTCTGCTCGTGGGGATTGATCGGATTTTACGGGGACCAGAAATCCCGAAAGTCCGCGCTCCTGGCGATCGTCCTCACCCACGCCGCCGCCCTCGGGCTCTACGTGGCCACCGCCTACGTCTTTGTGAATACGGGCAGCTTTTCTGTCAACGCCCTCAACGAGCTTACGGAAGCCGGAAAGATCATCGCCTTTATCGGGATCCTGATCGCCTGCTGGGGCAAGTCCGCCCAGTTCCCCTTCCAGTCCTGGCTCCCCGAGGCGATGGTGGCGCCGACCCCGGTGAGCGCCTATTTGCATGCCGCTTCGATGGTTAAGGTAGGAGTCTATATCTTCGCCCGGACCGTCCTGGCAACGGGGGCGGTTCCCCAGGTGATCGGCCTGATCGGGGCAATCATGGCGGTTGTCACCATGATCTACGGTTTTGTCATGTACTTCCCGCAGGAGGATATGAAGCGCCTGCTCGCCTACTCTACGATCACCCAACTCTCTTACATTTTCCTGGCGATCTCCATTTCCATCTACGGCTCAAAGATGGCCTTTAACGGAGCGGTGGCCCACATCTTCAACCACGCCTTCGCCAAGGGCCTTTTCTTCCTGGTTGCCGGGGCGCTGGCCTATACGACCGGCACCCGCCTGCTCCCGATGCTCAAGGGAATTCTGAATAAAATCCCGGTTGTCGGTTTGGGGTTTATTGCGGCTGCTGTGGCCATTACAGGCGTTCCTCCCTTTAACGGATTTTTCAGCAAATTCATGATCTTCGTCGGCGGTTTTGAGATCGGCAAGCTCTATCCGCTGATCCTTGTCCTGATCATCGTTACAATCCTTGAATCCGTCGGAAGCTTCATCTGGTTCCTGAAGTGGCTGGGAGCAAGCGTCCTGGGCGCCCCCTCAGAACCGGTTGCCGGGGCGTCGCAAGTGCCCTTTGCCATTTCGTCAGTCCTGGCCATTCTCATGGTCATGACGCTGATTTCCCAGTACATTGTCTTGACCCTGTTAAGCTAG
- a CDS encoding hydrogenase 4 subunit F, with protein MTQVSGNLLVWLLVIPFVVSLLAFWARTLGAGARRFLEAVHLIGITLLLVLTLWAVRLVLLNGSLLALAEWFYADKLAAVFVLVIGLMGFLNGLYSIGYMRHDLVTGEVDRKGLSTYYGFFHLFLFTMIFTVLSNNIALMWVGVEATTLGSAFLVGLYGHKSSLEAAWKYVLICSVGVAFALYGTILVYSNSFNVLQNAHDSMLWTEIVKHAQLLDPMVMKLAFVFILIGFGTKAGLFPMHAWLPDAHSEAPSPVSSLLSGVLLKCALFAIIRYYIVVGKAIGSAFPSTLLLIFGVLSIAFAAFFIFSQRDIKRMLAYSSVENVGIIATGLGLGGPLGIFAALFHTINHSIAKSLMFCTSGNILIKYGTRDLDVIKGMLKVVPFTAFLLGSGALAVAGSPPFNVFISELLTVTAGLNSGYLWLMILCLLFLLVVFAAFLRLIGEAVFGSPPENVTRGDVSFITILPIFLLFILMFGLGVYIPSPLSDLLKGAAGIVQSGF; from the coding sequence GTGACGCAGGTGAGCGGAAATCTTTTAGTGTGGCTGCTGGTAATTCCTTTTGTCGTCTCGCTCCTTGCCTTCTGGGCAAGAACCCTGGGCGCCGGCGCCCGCCGCTTTCTTGAAGCTGTGCACCTGATCGGAATCACCCTGCTCCTGGTCCTGACGCTCTGGGCTGTCAGGCTGGTGCTCTTAAACGGAAGTTTGCTGGCGCTTGCTGAGTGGTTTTATGCCGATAAACTTGCCGCCGTCTTCGTGCTCGTAATCGGCCTGATGGGATTCCTGAACGGTCTCTATTCCATCGGGTACATGCGGCACGACCTGGTAACAGGTGAAGTGGACAGGAAGGGCTTGAGCACATATTACGGCTTCTTTCACCTTTTTCTCTTCACCATGATCTTTACGGTGCTCTCCAACAACATCGCCTTAATGTGGGTTGGTGTTGAGGCAACCACGCTGGGCTCGGCGTTCCTGGTCGGGCTCTACGGCCACAAGTCGTCGCTGGAGGCCGCCTGGAAGTACGTCCTGATCTGCAGTGTCGGCGTTGCCTTTGCCCTGTACGGCACGATCCTGGTCTACTCCAACTCTTTCAACGTTCTGCAGAACGCCCACGATTCCATGCTCTGGACGGAGATCGTGAAGCATGCTCAGCTGCTGGATCCGATGGTGATGAAGCTGGCCTTTGTCTTCATCCTCATCGGCTTCGGGACAAAGGCGGGGCTCTTCCCGATGCACGCCTGGCTGCCGGATGCCCACAGCGAGGCTCCAAGCCCGGTGAGTTCCCTCCTTTCCGGAGTTTTGCTCAAGTGCGCCCTGTTCGCCATCATCAGGTACTACATTGTGGTGGGAAAGGCCATCGGAAGCGCTTTCCCCAGCACGCTGCTCCTGATCTTCGGCGTCCTTTCCATTGCCTTTGCAGCCTTCTTCATCTTCAGCCAGCGGGACATCAAGCGGATGCTCGCCTACAGCAGCGTCGAAAACGTCGGGATCATCGCCACAGGTTTGGGCCTGGGGGGGCCTCTGGGCATCTTCGCCGCCCTCTTCCACACCATCAACCACAGCATTGCCAAGTCCCTGATGTTCTGCACCTCCGGAAACATTCTAATCAAGTACGGCACAAGGGACCTGGACGTCATCAAGGGGATGCTGAAGGTGGTCCCCTTTACCGCTTTCCTGCTGGGGAGCGGCGCTTTGGCAGTTGCCGGCTCTCCGCCCTTTAACGTCTTCATCAGCGAACTGTTGACAGTCACGGCCGGATTAAACAGCGGGTATCTCTGGCTGATGATTCTCTGTCTCCTCTTCCTGCTGGTGGTTTTTGCTGCTTTTCTCCGCCTGATAGGCGAGGCGGTATTCGGCTCACCTCCCGAAAACGTGACGCGAGGCGATGTCAGCTTCATAACCATACTTCCCATTTTCCTTCTCTTCATCCTCATGTTCGGACTGGGCGTCTACATCCCTTCGCCTCTTTCGGACCTGCTCAAGGGTGCTGCCGGTATCGTCCAGTCCGGATTCTAG